The following coding sequences lie in one Lelliottia jeotgali genomic window:
- a CDS encoding Cytochrome b(561) — MRNKYTGLQIGIHWLVFLLVIVAYAAMELRGFFPRTARPLINMIHVSCGISILVLMVARLLVRLKFPAPPIQPKPKPMITGMSHLGHLVVYLLFIALPLIGLVMMYNRGNPWLAFGLVMPHAAQANFDLVDSLKTWHVTLANVGYFVIGIHAFAALLHHYYWKDNTLLRMMPKKK, encoded by the coding sequence ATGCGTAATAAATATACTGGCCTGCAAATTGGCATTCACTGGCTGGTGTTTCTTCTGGTGATTGTGGCCTACGCGGCAATGGAGTTACGTGGATTCTTCCCGCGTACGGCGCGTCCCCTCATTAATATGATTCATGTTTCCTGTGGGATTTCGATCCTCGTTCTGATGGTGGCGCGTCTACTGGTGCGCCTCAAATTCCCGGCACCGCCGATTCAGCCAAAGCCAAAACCGATGATCACCGGGATGTCGCACCTGGGGCATCTGGTGGTGTATTTGCTGTTTATCGCGCTACCGCTGATTGGCCTGGTGATGATGTATAACCGTGGCAACCCGTGGCTGGCGTTTGGTCTGGTGATGCCTCATGCGGCACAGGCAAACTTCGATCTGGTCGACAGCCTGAAGACGTGGCACGTGACGCTGGCAAACGTGGGGTATTTCGTTATCGGCATTCACGCCTTTGCGGCGCTGCTGCATCATTACTACTGGAAAGACAACACGCTGTTGCGAATGATGCCGAAGAAGAAGTGA
- a CDS encoding Methyl-accepting chemotaxis protein III (ribose and galactose chemoreceptor protein) gives MDNTKTMRSPQTLSFLHHIRLVPLFSSILGGIILLFALSSALAGYFLLKADTDLQDVTSEIQVRTGLSNSSNHLRTARINMIHAGAASRIAEMDAMKQNISEAETRIKQSQESFAAYMNRAVRTPADEALDGELKTRFDAYIAGLQPMLKYAKNGMFEAIINHENESARPLDDGYNEILLKAIKIRTDRANALTSDAHKRTQLGLMFMVGAFALALVLTAMTFVVLRRTVIHPLQRAARRIEQIAKGDLTMADDLTGRSEIGRLTRDLQTMQHSLVNTVGTVRQGAEQIYRGTSEISAGNTDLSSRTEQQAAAIEQTAASMEELTATVKQNADNAHHASKLAEDASGKASRGGQMVSGVVKTMSNISTSSKKISEITAVINSIAFQTNILALNAAVEAARAGEQGRGFAVVASEVRTLASRSANAAKEIEGLINESVTLIDQGSGEVVAAGNTMNEIVEAVKRVTDIMLEIAAASDEQSRGIVQVSQAISEMDKVTQQNASLVEEASAAAASLEEQGARLTEAVGAFRLNGVTTGRGNKSAPVTQAAPLRQTAVASGDNWETF, from the coding sequence ATGGACAACACAAAAACGATGCGAAGCCCGCAAACGCTTAGCTTCCTGCATCATATCCGGCTGGTTCCGCTGTTTTCCTCAATTCTCGGTGGCATCATTTTGTTATTTGCGTTGAGTTCGGCTCTTGCAGGGTATTTCCTGCTAAAAGCCGATACGGATCTGCAGGATGTCACGTCAGAAATTCAGGTGCGCACGGGGTTGTCGAACAGTTCGAACCATCTGCGTACCGCGCGTATCAATATGATCCATGCCGGTGCGGCGAGCCGTATCGCTGAAATGGACGCGATGAAGCAGAATATTTCAGAAGCCGAAACGCGTATCAAGCAGTCTCAGGAAAGCTTCGCGGCGTACATGAATCGCGCGGTGCGTACACCTGCTGACGAAGCGCTGGATGGCGAACTGAAAACGCGCTTTGATGCTTATATCGCCGGGCTGCAGCCGATGCTGAAATATGCCAAAAACGGTATGTTTGAAGCCATCATCAACCATGAGAATGAATCCGCCCGTCCGCTGGACGATGGCTACAATGAAATTCTGCTGAAGGCGATTAAGATCCGTACCGACCGCGCCAATGCGCTGACGTCCGACGCCCATAAACGTACCCAGCTCGGCCTGATGTTTATGGTCGGAGCGTTTGCACTGGCGCTGGTGCTGACTGCGATGACCTTCGTGGTGCTGCGCCGTACCGTGATTCATCCATTGCAGCGCGCGGCGCGTCGCATCGAGCAGATTGCGAAGGGCGATTTGACGATGGCGGACGATCTGACCGGTCGCAGCGAAATTGGGCGTCTCACCCGCGATCTGCAAACCATGCAGCACTCGCTGGTCAACACCGTAGGCACTGTGCGTCAGGGGGCAGAGCAGATTTATCGTGGTACCAGCGAGATTTCCGCCGGTAACACCGATCTCTCTTCCCGTACTGAGCAGCAGGCGGCTGCGATTGAGCAGACTGCTGCCAGCATGGAAGAGCTGACCGCGACCGTGAAACAAAACGCCGATAATGCCCATCATGCGAGCAAACTGGCGGAAGACGCATCCGGGAAAGCCAGCCGTGGCGGCCAGATGGTCTCTGGCGTGGTGAAAACCATGAGCAATATTTCGACCAGTTCGAAGAAAATCTCTGAAATTACCGCGGTGATCAACAGCATTGCCTTCCAGACCAATATTCTGGCGCTGAATGCCGCTGTCGAAGCAGCGCGCGCGGGTGAACAAGGACGCGGATTTGCCGTCGTCGCCAGCGAAGTCCGTACTCTGGCAAGTCGCAGTGCGAACGCCGCGAAAGAGATCGAAGGCTTGATTAACGAATCCGTGACGCTTATCGATCAGGGTTCTGGCGAAGTGGTTGCCGCCGGAAACACCATGAATGAAATCGTCGAAGCTGTTAAGCGTGTCACCGATATCATGCTGGAAATCGCTGCCGCATCCGATGAGCAAAGCCGTGGGATTGTTCAGGTGAGTCAGGCGATTTCTGAGATGGATAAAGTCACGCAGCAGAACGCCTCGCTGGTGGAAGAAGCTTCTGCAGCGGCGGCGTCCCTGGAAGAGCAGGGTGCGCGTCTGACGGAAGCGGTGGGAGCGTTTCGTCTGAATGGTGTTACGACAGGACGTGGGAATAAGAGTGCGCCAGTTACCCAGGCTGCGCCATTGCGCCAGACTGCGGTTGCAAGTGGGGATAACTGGGAAACGTTCTGA
- a CDS encoding Permeases of the major facilitator superfamily gives MRLPQRDPYAPREWQPHEKPALLGSPSTPFHSTPKRVAYGVVGLLVCLTGALGNAMVAANLQNLQGTFAVWSTEIAWLPAVYVMTNVSINLLLVKFRQQFGLRAFTEGFLVLYVLVTFFHLFVNDLSSAMMVRAAHGMVAAALSSLGIYYQIQAWPAKHRLKALTIGITGSSLAIPIARLFSSELLQLDEWRGLYFFELGLALISLGCVIALKLPPGDRRKVFEKKDFITFFLLAPGMALLCAVLSLGRLDWWFEAPWIGWALAASLVLILSAVMFEHRRSNPLLNTRWLSSGSILRLGLIMLLIRIVLAEQNTGVIGWLQYVGLQNEQMTNLAWSIFAGIVCGIVASCLTIKPTKLAWPIVTSLLLMIIASLLDSQSSNLTRPDQLMLSQFLLGFGSAFFLAPAMLAGIGGVIADPRNLVSFSVLFGMSQNIGGLLGSAILGTFQTWREKYHSSLLSDQLTTLNPLVNERLQMYSQMYQNLIGDSALLGTQATLQLQTVTTLEANILAYNDTYMLTAAIATATLVWILWRLLRLRITARLALKRATGTK, from the coding sequence ATGCGCCTGCCTCAACGCGATCCTTATGCTCCTCGCGAGTGGCAGCCTCACGAAAAACCCGCCCTGCTCGGCTCCCCTTCGACGCCCTTTCACAGCACGCCTAAACGGGTAGCTTATGGGGTGGTTGGTTTGCTCGTTTGCCTGACGGGTGCGCTTGGCAACGCGATGGTCGCCGCAAATCTGCAAAACCTGCAGGGAACGTTTGCCGTCTGGTCGACAGAAATCGCCTGGCTTCCCGCCGTTTACGTGATGACCAACGTGTCGATCAACCTGTTACTGGTCAAGTTTCGCCAGCAATTCGGCTTGCGCGCCTTTACCGAAGGGTTTCTGGTGCTGTACGTGCTGGTCACCTTTTTCCACCTGTTCGTCAACGACCTGAGTTCAGCCATGATGGTTCGCGCCGCCCACGGAATGGTCGCCGCCGCACTCAGCTCGCTGGGGATTTATTATCAAATCCAGGCCTGGCCTGCCAAACATCGTCTTAAGGCGCTGACCATCGGCATTACCGGTTCTTCGCTGGCGATCCCCATTGCGCGGCTGTTTTCCAGCGAGCTTTTACAGCTCGACGAATGGCGCGGGCTGTACTTCTTCGAACTCGGTCTGGCGCTGATTTCGCTGGGCTGCGTGATCGCCCTGAAACTGCCGCCGGGCGATCGCCGCAAAGTCTTCGAGAAGAAAGACTTCATCACCTTCTTCCTGCTGGCACCCGGCATGGCGCTGCTGTGTGCAGTGCTCTCTCTCGGAAGACTCGACTGGTGGTTTGAAGCGCCGTGGATCGGCTGGGCGCTGGCTGCGTCACTGGTGCTAATCCTCTCGGCTGTCATGTTTGAGCACCGCCGCAGCAACCCGCTGCTCAATACCCGCTGGCTTTCCAGCGGCAGTATTCTGCGTCTGGGACTGATTATGCTGCTGATCCGCATCGTGCTGGCAGAGCAAAACACCGGGGTGATCGGCTGGCTGCAGTATGTTGGTTTACAGAATGAACAGATGACGAATCTGGCGTGGTCAATTTTCGCCGGGATCGTCTGCGGAATTGTCGCCAGCTGTCTGACCATCAAGCCGACCAAACTGGCCTGGCCGATTGTCACCTCTTTATTGCTGATGATTATCGCCTCGCTGCTGGACAGCCAGTCCAGCAATTTAACCCGCCCGGACCAGCTGATGCTGAGCCAATTTTTACTGGGTTTTGGCAGTGCGTTTTTCCTTGCCCCCGCGATGCTGGCAGGCATTGGCGGTGTGATTGCCGACCCGCGCAATCTGGTTAGTTTCTCGGTGCTGTTTGGCATGAGCCAGAACATTGGCGGCCTGTTAGGCTCCGCGATTTTGGGCACCTTCCAGACCTGGCGCGAGAAATATCACTCCAGCTTATTGTCCGATCAGCTCACCACGCTCAATCCGCTGGTCAACGAGCGGCTGCAAATGTACAGCCAGATGTACCAGAATTTGATTGGCGACAGTGCGCTGCTCGGCACACAGGCGACGCTGCAACTGCAAACGGTCACCACGCTGGAAGCGAATATTCTGGCCTATAACGACACCTATATGCTGACGGCGGCCATTGCCACCGCCACGCTGGTGTGGATTTTATGGCGCTTGCTGCGCCTGAGAATTACCGCACGACTGGCGCTAAAACGCGCGACAGGGACCAAATAA
- a CDS encoding NAD-dependent glyceraldehyde-3-phosphate dehydrogenase, whose protein sequence is MSKIGINGFGRIGRLVLRRLLETQDSNTVVAINDLTSPKVLAYLLKHDSNYGPFPWSVDFTEDSLIVDGKSISVYAEKEAKHIPWSSAGVDLVVESTGFYTSAEKSQAHLDAGAKKVLISAPAGEMKTIVFNVNDDTIDASDTIISVASCTTNCLAPLAKVLHDAFGIKVGTMTTIHAYTGTQALVDGPRGKDLRASRAAAENIIPHTTGAAKAIGLVIPALSGKLKGHAQRVPVKTGSVTELVSILEKKVTVEEIHAALKKATVGNDSFGYTDEEIVSSDVIGSHFGSIFDATQTEVSEAGDVQLVKTVAWYDNEYGFVTQLVRTLDKFAAL, encoded by the coding sequence ATGAGTAAAATTGGCATTAATGGTTTTGGCCGCATCGGACGTCTCGTTCTGCGCCGTCTGCTTGAAACTCAGGACAGCAACACCGTCGTCGCAATTAACGATCTCACCTCCCCCAAAGTGCTGGCCTATCTGTTGAAACATGATTCGAACTACGGCCCCTTCCCGTGGAGCGTGGACTTCACCGAAGACTCGTTGATCGTCGATGGCAAATCGATCTCCGTCTACGCCGAAAAAGAGGCCAAACACATTCCGTGGTCTTCGGCGGGTGTAGATTTGGTCGTTGAAAGCACCGGTTTTTACACGTCGGCAGAAAAATCCCAGGCCCATCTGGATGCGGGTGCAAAAAAAGTGCTGATTTCCGCGCCTGCGGGTGAAATGAAAACCATCGTTTTCAATGTCAATGACGACACTATAGACGCCAGCGATACCATTATTTCCGTCGCGTCATGCACCACCAATTGCCTGGCCCCACTGGCAAAAGTGTTGCACGATGCTTTTGGTATCAAGGTTGGGACCATGACCACCATTCATGCCTACACCGGGACGCAGGCGCTGGTGGATGGGCCGCGCGGGAAAGATCTTCGCGCCTCGCGTGCGGCGGCTGAAAATATCATCCCGCACACTACCGGGGCGGCAAAAGCAATTGGCCTGGTGATCCCTGCCCTGAGCGGCAAGCTTAAAGGCCACGCTCAACGTGTGCCGGTAAAAACCGGTTCGGTGACGGAGCTGGTGTCAATTCTGGAGAAAAAGGTGACGGTGGAGGAGATTCACGCCGCGCTGAAAAAGGCGACCGTGGGCAATGACTCTTTCGGCTACACCGACGAAGAGATTGTGTCGTCGGATGTGATCGGCTCTCACTTTGGTTCCATATTTGATGCCACTCAAACGGAAGTGAGCGAGGCAGGAGACGTGCAGTTGGTGAAAACCGTCGCCTGGTACGACAACGAATACGGTTTTGTGACCCAACTGGTGCGCACGCTGGATAAATTCGCCGCACTCTGA
- a CDS encoding FrmR: Negative transcriptional regulator of formaldehyde detoxification operon codes for MPHSPEDKKRVLTRVRRIRGQVDALERALESGEPCLAILQQIAAVRGAANGLMGEMVEIHLKDELVTGETTADQRAVRMAEVGHLLRSYLK; via the coding sequence ATGCCACATTCACCCGAAGACAAAAAACGCGTTTTGACTCGCGTGCGTCGCATCCGGGGGCAGGTTGATGCCCTGGAACGTGCGCTGGAGTCCGGCGAACCCTGCCTTGCCATTCTGCAACAAATCGCGGCGGTCCGCGGTGCAGCGAACGGCTTGATGGGCGAGATGGTCGAAATTCACCTCAAAGATGAGCTGGTAACGGGGGAAACCACCGCCGACCAGCGTGCGGTGCGTATGGCGGAAGTCGGTCATTTGCTGCGCTCTTATCTAAAATAA
- a CDS encoding aminodeoxychorismate synthase encodes MQFYMLASTLISKVVVIAPERLLQQFAPVASAWKMLMQKIFGAHLRMQALPKFMVRQLKAI; translated from the coding sequence ATGCAGTTTTATATGCTCGCCAGCACTCTCATCTCAAAAGTGGTGGTCATTGCGCCAGAGCGGTTGCTGCAGCAATTCGCGCCGGTGGCATCCGCGTGGAAGATGCTGATGCAAAAAATTTTTGGCGCTCACTTGAGAATGCAGGCTTTACCAAAGTTTATGGTACGCCAATTGAAGGCGATATAG
- a CDS encoding Protein ydcF — protein sequence MTLNLFPCLPDATLAAVNTVGSWLAQDDYRHDQQFDAVILAGNAVIPTIDAACRIASEQAIPLLISGGIGHSTTFLYAATARHPRYNTVPTTGRAEAAILSDIARKFWHIADERVLIEDQSTNCGENARFSWNVLKQHAPVPERILVVQDPTMQRRTMATFARVCRDESALPRFVSYPGFVPSLQNSENGLVFSHGGEGLWPVERYLSLVLGELPRLKDDVNGYGPAGRDYIAHVEIPANVEAAWRILRNDSTLTEALVSRSLL from the coding sequence ATGACTCTGAACCTTTTTCCCTGTCTGCCCGATGCCACACTGGCGGCAGTCAACACCGTCGGTTCATGGCTGGCACAAGACGATTATCGTCATGACCAGCAATTTGATGCGGTGATTCTTGCCGGGAACGCGGTGATCCCAACGATTGACGCCGCCTGTCGTATTGCGTCTGAGCAAGCGATTCCGCTGTTGATCAGCGGCGGCATTGGTCACTCGACGACATTTCTGTACGCGGCGACAGCTCGCCATCCGCGCTATAACACTGTGCCCACCACCGGACGGGCAGAGGCGGCGATCCTTTCGGATATCGCGCGCAAGTTCTGGCACATCGCTGATGAACGCGTTCTGATCGAGGATCAGTCTACCAACTGCGGTGAGAATGCGCGGTTTAGCTGGAACGTATTGAAGCAGCACGCTCCGGTCCCGGAACGCATTTTGGTGGTTCAAGACCCGACGATGCAGCGGCGCACAATGGCGACGTTCGCCCGCGTGTGTCGCGACGAATCGGCTTTACCGCGCTTTGTCAGTTATCCCGGCTTTGTTCCGAGCCTGCAAAACAGCGAAAACGGCCTGGTGTTTAGCCACGGCGGTGAAGGGCTATGGCCGGTTGAGCGCTACCTGTCGCTGGTGCTTGGTGAACTCCCGCGCCTGAAAGACGATGTGAACGGTTATGGTCCTGCGGGGCGCGACTATATCGCGCATGTGGAGATTCCGGCCAATGTAGAAGCCGCCTGGCGGATTCTGCGCAATGACAGCACCCTGACTGAAGCGCTGGTTAGCCGCTCTCTGCTGTAA
- a CDS encoding S-(hydroxymethyl)glutathione dehydrogenase, giving the protein MKSRAAVAFGPGQPLKIVEIDVAPPKKGEVLVKITHTGVCHTDAFTLSGDDPEGVFPAVLGHEGGGVVVEVGEGVTSLKAGDHVIPLYTAECGECKFCKSGKTNLCQAVRATQGKGLMPDGTTRFSYNGEPIYHYMGTSTFSEYTVCAEISLAKVNPQAPLDKVCLLGCGVTTGIGAVHNTAKVKEGNTVAVFGLGGIGLAVIQGAVQAKAGRILAVDTNPEKFKLAGEMGATDFINPKDYDKPVQDVIVELTDGGVDFSFECIGNVNVMRSALECCHKGWGESIIIGVAGAGQEIKTRPFQLVTGRVWRGSAFGGVKGRTQLPGMVEEAMAGKINLDPFITHRLPLEQINEAFDLMHEGKSIRTVIHFGSN; this is encoded by the coding sequence ATGAAATCACGTGCAGCTGTCGCATTTGGCCCCGGCCAGCCGTTGAAGATCGTTGAAATTGACGTCGCGCCGCCGAAGAAAGGCGAAGTGCTGGTCAAAATTACCCATACCGGTGTGTGTCATACGGATGCATTTACCTTGTCCGGTGACGATCCGGAAGGCGTATTCCCGGCAGTGTTGGGCCATGAAGGTGGTGGCGTAGTGGTCGAAGTGGGCGAAGGGGTCACCAGTCTGAAGGCGGGAGACCACGTTATTCCTTTATATACCGCTGAATGCGGCGAGTGTAAGTTCTGTAAGTCCGGCAAAACGAACCTTTGTCAGGCAGTTCGCGCCACTCAGGGTAAAGGCCTGATGCCCGATGGCACCACGCGTTTTTCCTACAACGGCGAGCCGATTTATCACTATATGGGCACCAGCACGTTCAGCGAATACACGGTCTGTGCAGAAATTTCCCTGGCCAAAGTTAACCCACAGGCGCCGCTGGATAAAGTCTGCCTGCTGGGCTGCGGCGTGACCACCGGTATTGGTGCGGTACATAACACGGCGAAAGTGAAAGAGGGCAACACCGTTGCGGTGTTTGGTCTCGGCGGAATCGGTCTGGCGGTGATTCAGGGGGCGGTTCAGGCAAAAGCCGGACGTATTCTGGCCGTTGATACCAACCCGGAGAAATTCAAACTGGCGGGTGAAATGGGCGCGACCGATTTCATCAACCCAAAAGATTATGATAAACCGGTTCAGGACGTCATTGTTGAACTGACCGACGGTGGCGTAGACTTCAGCTTCGAATGTATCGGCAACGTCAACGTGATGCGTTCCGCACTGGAATGCTGTCACAAAGGCTGGGGTGAAAGTATTATCATCGGCGTGGCCGGTGCGGGTCAGGAAATCAAAACCCGTCCATTCCAGCTGGTGACCGGTCGCGTATGGCGCGGTTCAGCGTTTGGCGGCGTAAAAGGGCGTACTCAGCTGCCGGGCATGGTGGAAGAGGCGATGGCCGGGAAAATCAATCTCGATCCGTTCATTACCCACCGTTTGCCGCTGGAGCAAATCAACGAAGCCTTCGATCTGATGCACGAAGGAAAGTCGATTCGTACCGTCATACATTTCGGCAGCAACTAA
- a CDS encoding aldehyde dehydrogenase has protein sequence MTVPVQHPMYIDGQFVAWQGEAWIDVTNPATEEVISRIPDGRAEDARKAIEAAERAQVGWEALPAIERAGWLRKISAGIRERVGEISALIVAEGGKIQQLAEVEVNFTADYIDYMAEWARRYEGEIIQSDRPGENILVFKRALGVTTGILPWNFPFFLIARKLAPALLTGNTIVIKPSEFTPNNAIAFAKIVDEIGLPKGVFNLVLGRGETVGQELAGNPKVAMVSMTGSVTAGEKIMAAAAKNITKVCLELGGKAPAIVMDDADLELAVKAIVDSRVINTGQVCNCAERVYVQKGIYDRFVNRLGEAMKAVQFGNPAERTDIAMGPLINAAALERVEQKVARAVQEGARVALGGKAAEGKGYYYPPTLLLDVRQDMTIMHEETFGPVLPVVAFDSLEEALAMANDSDYGLTSSVYTQDLNVAMKAIKGLKFGETYINRENFEAMQGFHAGWRKSGIGGADGKHGLHEYLQTQVVYLQS, from the coding sequence ATGACAGTACCCGTACAACATCCTATGTATATCGATGGACAGTTTGTTGCCTGGCAAGGTGAGGCGTGGATTGATGTCACCAATCCGGCCACCGAAGAGGTCATTTCCCGTATTCCCGATGGACGTGCCGAAGACGCTCGCAAAGCGATTGAAGCTGCCGAACGTGCCCAGGTGGGTTGGGAAGCACTTCCGGCGATTGAGCGCGCTGGCTGGCTGCGTAAAATTTCCGCCGGTATCCGCGAGCGTGTGGGTGAAATCAGCGCCCTGATCGTCGCTGAAGGCGGCAAAATTCAGCAACTGGCGGAAGTGGAAGTCAACTTTACCGCCGATTATATCGACTACATGGCCGAGTGGGCGCGTCGCTACGAAGGCGAAATCATCCAAAGCGATCGCCCGGGCGAAAATATTCTGGTCTTCAAACGTGCGCTGGGCGTGACAACGGGCATTTTGCCGTGGAACTTCCCGTTCTTCCTGATTGCCCGCAAACTGGCGCCCGCGCTGCTGACGGGCAACACCATTGTGATCAAACCGAGTGAATTCACGCCAAATAACGCCATCGCCTTCGCGAAAATTGTGGATGAAATTGGTTTGCCGAAAGGGGTCTTTAACCTGGTATTGGGGCGCGGTGAAACCGTGGGGCAAGAGCTGGCGGGTAACCCGAAGGTGGCGATGGTCAGCATGACCGGCAGCGTGACCGCCGGTGAGAAAATCATGGCCGCAGCGGCAAAAAACATCACTAAAGTGTGTCTGGAACTGGGCGGCAAAGCACCCGCTATTGTAATGGACGACGCAGATCTGGAGTTGGCCGTCAAAGCGATTGTTGATTCGCGGGTGATCAACACCGGGCAGGTGTGTAACTGCGCCGAGCGCGTGTATGTGCAAAAAGGGATTTACGATCGCTTTGTGAATCGTCTGGGCGAGGCGATGAAAGCCGTGCAGTTTGGCAATCCGGCTGAGCGCACGGATATCGCGATGGGGCCGTTAATAAACGCCGCGGCCCTTGAGCGTGTCGAGCAAAAAGTGGCGCGTGCGGTGCAGGAAGGCGCGCGCGTTGCGCTGGGTGGCAAAGCGGCGGAAGGCAAAGGCTATTACTATCCGCCGACGCTGCTGCTGGATGTACGCCAGGATATGACCATTATGCATGAAGAGACCTTTGGCCCGGTGCTCCCGGTGGTAGCGTTTGATTCCCTGGAAGAGGCGCTGGCGATGGCCAACGACAGCGATTACGGCCTGACGTCTTCTGTTTACACCCAGGATCTGAACGTGGCAATGAAAGCCATCAAAGGGCTGAAGTTCGGCGAGACGTACATCAACCGCGAAAACTTTGAGGCGATGCAGGGGTTCCACGCGGGCTGGCGTAAATCGGGGATTGGCGGGGCTGACGGTAAACACGGTTTGCATGAATATCTGCAAACTCAGGTGGTCTATTTGCAGTCGTAA